AGAGCAGCTGTATCGCTTGGTTTCTAATTTGATGGTTAATGCTATCCAGTATACACCTGCCGGAGGGAAGGTAATAGTCGTTTTATACCGCAGCGATCGCTATGCTGCGATCGAAGTTCAAGATACTGGTATTGGGATTGCACCCTCCGAACAGAAGCGAATTTTCGATCGCTTTTATCGAGTCAATACCGATCGCTCTCGCAGCACGGGGGGGTCGGGGTTGGGGTTGGCGATCGCAATTGCTATTGTTCAGGCACACGGAGGTAATTTACAAGTGCAAAGCGAATTGAACAAAGGTAGCACTTTTACCATTCGATTGCCCTATAGCAATCCTAAATGAATTGTGAAAAAGCATCAAACTTTTTCAAATCAGGAAAATTGAAAAGCTTGTATTTAGCAAAAGCTTGAAATAAAAGATTAATAATCTGAAAATTTTTGCCGAAACGATAAAATCTTCTGAGTAAACTTTTTAGTTGCAACCAAATTGCTTCTACTGGATTTTCCTCTGGTGCATAAGGAGCAAAAAGCTCACAAGTAATTTCCCATTTGAAACAATGGAAAATTTTTCATTAACTAAAATTCCTTACCAGGATGCTACATTCCGTGCTAATTTCGCCGTCATAACGTTTAATGAAAGTAAGACCTCAATCAGAACCCAACCAGCAGACTCGTTCGGGGTTGCTCGTGTTGCAAAACCTAGCGGGGAACCATCAATGGCTAACTGTACGACCCCCATCCAACCAGATACAGAACTGTACTACCAAGCTGTCGGTCTAGTACGAGGGCAATATTTACCCAGTCAGGGTTCTTTCAGCCAAGGCATTTTGCTTACTGAAGATGGCCTGATGGCTCCGGCCAATTTATTAGGCACAGCCACCTCTTTGCTCGAAAAGCACGAGGAACTTTTGCAAGAGCCTCATATTTGGATCGTTTACCCTCGTACCAAGCGACAGCCCAAGAAAAACCTTTAATCTATATTTTCTTTGTTTCGAGCTATAGTTATTGACCGTTCAGGCTTCCAACTGGTCGGCAACCTTAACTTTTACCAATTGCAGCGGCAACAACTGTGCCATTCGGCATCATACCTCAACATCAATCCCCAAAGCCGGATTGAACGCATGACGGTCGTTGACGTGAGCGTATAAAGCAGTTGTCTTCGGGTCTTTATGACCCAACAAATCCTGCACCTGCCTCAAATCTGCCCCCTTTCGCAATCCCAACGTCCCTGCCGTATGCCTCAAACTATGCGCTGATAGCCGCCGTCCTTCAGTTGCGTTCTCGGTTGTTTTCAGTTTCGCCGCCACCAAATACTCATCCACGATCCACCGAATCCCGCGCCGCGATAACCGTTGTCCCTCAAACCGATGGCTCGCCGCCACCAACAAAGGGCTCTCAGGAGCCAGTTTCTCTCCCGCGCTCTCCCTTGCTTGCAAATACTGCCACAAGACCTTACTCAAATCCGGACGCAGCGGAATCGTTCTAATGCTACCCTTCCCCTCTACCCGCAATCCCCAGTTAGACCCAGAGCGCACCAAATCCCCGAAATTCGCCCGATGTAACTCCACCGTGCGCGGCCCTTGTAGTGCCATGATGCCCAAAAGAGCCCGGTCGCGCAAACTCTTTCGACTGCCATCGTGAGGAATCGCCGCCAAAAGCTGCTTGAGTTCCTCTTCCTGCAAATAAGTCACCCGTTCTGCCGGGTCTAGCTTTTCCTTCGGCGGTTTAATTTGAGCGGCGGGATTTTCCTTTACCAACCCCTTAGATAGTGCCGCCTCGTAAAACCGACGCACCACCGACAAAGTAAGGGCAACGGTAGCTGATTTTTGATGCTTCTCCTGCACCAAATAGCGACGAAAAAGCTTAATATCTTCCTGATTCGCCAAAGCCGGATTGATACTTTGTCGATCGCACCAATCAATATATTGAATTACCCGCCGCTGGTAAGTGTAAACCGTATCCTCTGCCGCATCCCCATTTGCGACATCCAGAGCCAAAAATCGCTCGAACGCCTCTACCATCGTCTCCGTTGTAGGCAAAATAGCGACGCGATGATTTTGACGACGCTGGTTGGTAGTTCCTTGGGGCAGCCGTTTGGTTGGCACTTTGATTAAAAAGTCACACAATGCCACTTTACATCAAAGCAGGGAAGCCGGATAATTAATACTACCGGGAAGAGCTTTTTCTGGTAGCAAGAAAGTCAGAAAAACTGTCTCACCAACACTCTCCAATGCGTTCTGTTGTTAGCTCCGATGAGATACTCCTACATTGTCTAGCCACTGTCTAGACATTACTGGTATGAAAACTGCTCAAGAAAAATGTGTGGGTTCGCAGTATCGGTTCGCGCATAAGTAAGTTGGGTGAAAAATGTTTGTGGGTGTCTCAAACCCCTAGCAAACCTTCAAGACGCTGGTTTGGCACGAAAATTAAACTCAACAGTACTAAGCTAAAACTGAAATTTCTGATTTTTAGCACAAAGGCAGCAGTGCGATCGCACCAGTTTCACGGAACCATAGCAATCAGTTTCAGGTGGTACAAAGAAACCTATTCTTGTAAGTGCTCCTCTTGCAGGTCAAACAAATTCCGCTGTCCGCATCTACCACTCATTATCTCTAACAGTGCAGCACGTTCAGTTTCGTTAAAATGCCACCGCCATACCCAAAGCGCCCGCATTTGCCCGTATTTTTTAGCGATCGCATCCCAGTCCGCTTTGCACTGCATAACAGACAAAAGCCTAGCAATTTGGCGTGGTTCCTTCTTTTGATCGAACCCCCTAGCACCTGGATACTCGGCTGGTAATTGGATTGATGTACCATCTGGGCGTTTCACACTGACAGCACGCGGCGTATTGTCCTCTCGGTCTAAACCAGATTCCCCAGAGGCAGGTGAAACTGTTGACACTCTGCGGTCTAAAGACGCGCAGATTCTCTAGATTTTCTGCCGTATTTTCTAGATATCCGACTGTCAGCAATAGTATAATCAGTTAAATCAAACAAGCTCAACTGAATATTTAATTGCTCATCTGCATGGTTCCTAGTCTCAACCACAGAGGATTGATACCTACTAGGCGTAACTTTCCCGCAGTCCGCAGGTAGAGTTTTCTTTACTTTTTTGGGAAAAACTAACCCAACTTTTTTAGCTACAATTCTTGATGCCTTTGTATCAGCATGGTCTGTATATCCGCAGTTGGTACAAATGAATTTCTCACCACTGCGATTTTTTTTGTCGATATGTTTGCATTTAGGACATTCTTGGCTTGAATATTTTGGATCGACTGCAATAACTGGTTTACCTGATTTGGTAGCCAACCATGCAATTTTACTGAATAAATCACCCCAACCACAATCAAGAATTACCTTATTTAATCCAGTTTTAGCAGATGCCCCGTTTTTTAAATAACCTCCCTTCCCATCATGTTTAGGTTTGGCGCGTTTGACCATATTTGTCATGTTCAGGTCTTCACGTCCAACAGCATCAGCAGTTTTAACGATTTTAGATGCTGCTTGCCAGTTATACCCATCTCGTTTTTGAGATAGTTTATGCTGGATCTTGGCTAATTTTTGGTAAGCCTTAGCCTTATTTTTAGAACCATTAATTTTGCGACTTGCTGCACGTTGACGTATGGCCAAGCGTCTAGCAGTTCTAGGATTAGTAGTGACTCTAATATTTTCTATAAAGCTACCATCTGATAAAGCGACAAGCTTATTTACACCTACATCAATCCCAACAACTGACTTAATTTCTGACTTGATTTCTGGTATTTCCCCTGGTATTTCTACCAGCATGGAAATATACCAGTCAGATGCACTGCGTTTAATAGTACAGGTTCTAACTTCTTTGATTAAGGTTAAGTCCCTGCTATTAAACATTTTAACGTTGCCAATCCCAGGAAGATATACAGTTGCATAACTATCTACAAAGTTAATTAATTTAACTCGCCCTGGTTTGTACTCAAAAGTATCTAACTTACGCAGATACCGAGGAAACCCTCTGCCATGTTTCCAAAAGTTCTTAAATCCCGTGTCTAATTTAGCAATATTACGCTGTAGAACATCTGAATCAATATCTTTAAAGTTTTGATGTTTGTGGCGTAATTGGGTTGTTACTTTCATTTGTATTCCCGATGAATTATCCCATTTAGTTACGCCCTTACTTGTTTTTAGAGCCAGGAATAAATCATCAGGTATAACCCCATGTTTAACAACAGGACAAGTTAGAGGACAACTAGCACCATACTCCATAAGAGACTCTAAATCGCCGAAAGAACCCCAAGCATAATTAATAGGAGTATCTGCATCTTGGTTATTAGTGTTATAGCCAGTTTCTCTTTCACGCAAAGCATAGTTACGGTGTTTTCTCAAAGTTATCAACCACTCAGACATTTTGACAATTTGAGTTTGACTTGGTTTTAACTTGAAATTCCACCGGACTTGCAATTGCTACTACCTACAATTTTTATATATACTCTGTTTAGTATATACAACATAGTTAAAAATGACAACAAAAAAAGACTAAGAAATGTGCCTATTTTACACGAGCTAGTTAAAACTAAAAGAACTGTAATTTTAACTCCTACGGCTTGGAGTAAGATAAAATTTGTGTCAGCTAAACAGGAGATTAGTGCGAGTGAATTGATTGAAGGTTGGGCAAGAAGGATTGACTGCAACTAAAGTTGCGCGTGTCGGATTTCATTCCCGATTTTAAAATGCGGGGCTTCCATCCTCCCGTGTTCTTCTGTGAAACTGGTGAAACCGGATGAAACTGAAGTGAAACTGAGGGGGTTTCAGGTTCAAACCCTTGATTAGCAGGAGTTTCAGTCGGTGAAACCGTTGAAACCAAATCTTGAGAACTAGAGGCTAAGTTTGTTTTTAGAGTTTCCTGGTTTCCAGAACAGCTGCCAGAGGCTGAAACACTTGCTATTAGGTGATTAGAGCATGAAACTGAATTTAGTTTCAAAATAGTTTCATCAGTTTCAGTGTCAGCTACAACTTGAGTATCGGGAGGCATATCGTCGCCATCGTTATTATACTCATCACCACCAGAGCTAGGAGGGCGATCGCCAGGGCCATTGTCGGGAGGATAATCTGGCGGATCTGTATCATCGGGGTCGATATCAGGGTCAATACCAAACAATTCCAGCGGAATTAGCCACGCCTTTTTCATCTTCTTCTTTGGAGGGTTAGGCTTAATTAACT
The Leptolyngbyaceae cyanobacterium DNA segment above includes these coding regions:
- a CDS encoding transposase encodes the protein MQVRWNFKLKPSQTQIVKMSEWLITLRKHRNYALRERETGYNTNNQDADTPINYAWGSFGDLESLMEYGASCPLTCPVVKHGVIPDDLFLALKTSKGVTKWDNSSGIQMKVTTQLRHKHQNFKDIDSDVLQRNIAKLDTGFKNFWKHGRGFPRYLRKLDTFEYKPGRVKLINFVDSYATVYLPGIGNVKMFNSRDLTLIKEVRTCTIKRSASDWYISMLVEIPGEIPEIKSEIKSVVGIDVGVNKLVALSDGSFIENIRVTTNPRTARRLAIRQRAASRKINGSKNKAKAYQKLAKIQHKLSQKRDGYNWQAASKIVKTADAVGREDLNMTNMVKRAKPKHDGKGGYLKNGASAKTGLNKVILDCGWGDLFSKIAWLATKSGKPVIAVDPKYSSQECPKCKHIDKKNRSGEKFICTNCGYTDHADTKASRIVAKKVGLVFPKKVKKTLPADCGKVTPSRYQSSVVETRNHADEQLNIQLSLFDLTDYTIADSRISRKYGRKSRESARL
- a CDS encoding tyrosine-type recombinase/integrase yields the protein MPTKRLPQGTTNQRRQNHRVAILPTTETMVEAFERFLALDVANGDAAEDTVYTYQRRVIQYIDWCDRQSINPALANQEDIKLFRRYLVQEKHQKSATVALTLSVVRRFYEAALSKGLVKENPAAQIKPPKEKLDPAERVTYLQEEELKQLLAAIPHDGSRKSLRDRALLGIMALQGPRTVELHRANFGDLVRSGSNWGLRVEGKGSIRTIPLRPDLSKVLWQYLQARESAGEKLAPESPLLVAASHRFEGQRLSRRGIRWIVDEYLVAAKLKTTENATEGRRLSAHSLRHTAGTLGLRKGADLRQVQDLLGHKDPKTTALYAHVNDRHAFNPALGIDVEV